A single genomic interval of Longimicrobiales bacterium harbors:
- a CDS encoding efflux RND transporter permease subunit has protein sequence MLDGVIRWSIRNRLLVVAAAAIILIAGTITAARMPVDVFPDLTAPTVAVLTEAHGMAPEEVETLVTFPIETSVNGATGVRRVRSSTSQGISIVWVEFDWGTEIFRARQIVNERLQLVGASLPAGAGPPVLAPISSIMGEIMLIAVTGDESVSQMDMRSVADWTVRRRLLAVPGVSQVIPLGGEVRQYQVLVDPTRLAAYDIELADVLRAARGSNANASGGVFMEAGQEYLVRGTGRVGSIEDIAATVVSVRDDTPVLIRDVADVQIGPGVSLGRGSANASPAVILSVQKQPDTNTLELTERIDETLTDIEATLPAGMEINRGIFRQASFIETAVENVLEALRDGAILVVIILFLFLWSFRTTFISVLAIPLSLVTAVFALKLLGITINTMTLGGMAIAIGALVDDAVIDVENVFRRLRENRHMPAAARRSPLDVVFSASKEIRASIVTATLIICIVFIPLFFLSGIEGRMLRPLGIAYIVAILASLAVALTVTPALAAYLLPSARAMDTEDESWIVRTLKAAYARTLDPVLRNPIPVMAGAGLLVLAAIAVVPLLGRSFLPEFQEGTLVVSAITLPGTSLDESDALGRRMEQIMLAHPAVAETARRTGRAELDEHAQGANAAEIDVRLNLEEHDYDEVLEELRVALTAVPGTQITIGQPIGHRIDHMLSGTRASIALNIFGPDLQTLRSVASQVEAAVAGVPGTVDVATEQQAEVPQVRIAMDRAAMGRYGITPGHLAEAIDVAFAGEAVSQVLDQQRSFDLIVRFAAPYRGSIEAIRNARIGTPAGGQVALATLADVRRDVGPNAISRENVQRKIVVQSNVAGRDVGSVVEDIRDRVSESVSLPQGYYIEYGGQFESAEAATRRIALLSLLSLAAIALLLYMEFGSARQTLLVMVNLPLALVGGVFAVLLTGGVLNIATLVGFITLFGIAVRNGILMVSHYNHLVREGVQLGEAVRRGSMERLNPVFMTALTAGLALLPLALAGGEAGNEIQSPMAVVVLGGLLTSLALNMVVVPVLYMRYGAPDFPSRSDHLRGSDLVGEGRES, from the coding sequence ATGCTCGACGGCGTGATCCGCTGGTCCATTCGGAATCGGCTCCTCGTGGTGGCAGCCGCGGCAATCATCCTCATCGCCGGCACCATTACGGCCGCGCGCATGCCCGTCGACGTGTTCCCCGACCTCACAGCACCGACTGTCGCCGTGCTGACTGAAGCGCATGGTATGGCGCCGGAGGAAGTCGAGACACTCGTCACGTTCCCGATCGAGACATCGGTGAACGGCGCGACCGGTGTGCGACGCGTCCGCTCCTCCACGTCGCAGGGCATCAGCATCGTGTGGGTAGAGTTCGACTGGGGCACCGAGATCTTTCGCGCGCGACAGATCGTGAACGAGCGGCTTCAGCTCGTCGGTGCATCCCTGCCGGCCGGGGCAGGGCCGCCGGTCCTTGCGCCGATATCATCCATCATGGGCGAGATCATGCTCATCGCCGTAACGGGCGACGAGTCTGTTTCACAGATGGACATGCGGTCGGTCGCGGACTGGACCGTGCGACGCCGCTTGCTGGCGGTACCCGGTGTATCGCAGGTGATTCCGCTCGGTGGCGAGGTGCGCCAGTACCAGGTGCTGGTCGACCCGACACGACTCGCCGCATACGACATCGAGCTTGCCGATGTGCTGCGGGCTGCCAGGGGCTCCAACGCCAATGCGTCAGGCGGCGTCTTCATGGAGGCAGGGCAGGAGTACCTGGTCCGCGGCACGGGGCGGGTGGGCAGCATTGAGGACATAGCGGCTACCGTGGTGTCGGTGCGCGACGACACGCCGGTGCTTATCCGCGACGTGGCCGACGTGCAGATCGGTCCCGGTGTATCACTCGGCCGCGGCTCCGCCAATGCCAGCCCCGCCGTCATCCTGTCCGTCCAGAAGCAACCCGATACGAACACGCTCGAGCTCACGGAGCGCATCGACGAAACCCTTACGGACATCGAGGCGACGCTGCCCGCGGGTATGGAGATCAATCGCGGCATCTTCCGTCAGGCGAGCTTCATCGAGACGGCCGTCGAGAACGTGCTCGAAGCGCTGCGCGACGGTGCCATCCTCGTGGTCATCATCCTGTTCCTGTTCCTGTGGAGCTTCCGCACCACGTTCATCTCGGTACTCGCCATCCCGCTTTCACTCGTCACTGCCGTATTCGCGCTGAAGCTTCTCGGCATCACGATCAACACGATGACGCTCGGCGGCATGGCGATCGCCATCGGCGCGCTCGTCGACGATGCGGTCATCGATGTCGAGAACGTGTTCCGGAGGCTGCGTGAGAACCGGCATATGCCGGCCGCAGCGCGTAGATCGCCGCTCGATGTCGTGTTCAGTGCCTCGAAGGAGATCCGCGCGAGCATCGTGACGGCGACGTTGATCATCTGCATCGTGTTCATCCCGCTGTTCTTCCTGAGCGGAATCGAAGGTCGCATGCTGCGCCCGCTCGGCATTGCGTACATCGTCGCGATCCTCGCCTCACTGGCGGTCGCGCTGACGGTCACGCCCGCACTCGCTGCATACCTGCTTCCCTCGGCCCGCGCGATGGACACGGAGGACGAGAGCTGGATCGTGCGCACACTGAAGGCGGCCTATGCACGTACACTGGACCCCGTCCTTCGCAATCCGATACCGGTCATGGCGGGGGCTGGGCTGCTCGTGCTCGCTGCCATTGCCGTCGTGCCGCTGCTCGGCCGCTCGTTCCTGCCCGAGTTCCAGGAGGGTACGCTGGTCGTCAGCGCGATCACGCTGCCGGGCACATCACTCGATGAGTCGGATGCCCTGGGTCGACGCATGGAGCAGATCATGCTCGCTCATCCGGCGGTGGCGGAGACCGCGCGACGCACCGGTCGCGCAGAGCTGGACGAGCACGCACAGGGGGCGAACGCAGCGGAGATCGACGTCCGTCTGAACCTCGAGGAGCATGACTACGATGAGGTTCTCGAGGAACTGCGTGTCGCATTGACGGCGGTGCCCGGGACGCAGATCACCATCGGGCAGCCGATCGGTCATCGCATCGACCACATGCTGTCCGGTACGCGGGCGAGCATAGCGCTCAATATTTTCGGCCCCGACCTCCAGACACTCCGCAGCGTGGCCAGCCAGGTGGAAGCCGCAGTGGCCGGCGTGCCAGGCACCGTTGACGTCGCGACGGAGCAGCAGGCGGAAGTGCCACAGGTCAGGATCGCGATGGATCGCGCGGCGATGGGACGCTATGGCATTACGCCCGGGCACCTCGCGGAGGCGATCGACGTCGCGTTCGCGGGCGAGGCCGTGTCACAGGTGCTGGATCAGCAGCGGAGCTTCGACCTGATCGTACGTTTCGCTGCGCCCTATCGCGGCAGCATCGAGGCGATACGCAACGCGCGCATTGGCACGCCGGCCGGCGGACAGGTGGCGCTGGCGACGCTTGCGGACGTGCGCAGAGATGTAGGTCCGAACGCGATTTCGCGCGAGAACGTACAGCGCAAGATCGTCGTGCAGTCGAACGTCGCCGGCCGCGACGTCGGCAGTGTGGTCGAGGACATCCGCGACCGGGTGAGTGAATCCGTGTCGCTGCCGCAGGGCTACTACATCGAGTACGGCGGCCAGTTCGAGTCGGCGGAGGCTGCCACGCGGCGTATCGCGCTGCTGTCCCTCCTGTCGCTGGCCGCCATCGCGCTCCTGCTCTACATGGAGTTCGGCTCGGCGCGGCAGACCCTGCTCGTGATGGTGAACCTGCCGCTCGCGCTGGTCGGCGGTGTATTCGCGGTGCTGCTCACGGGCGGCGTGCTGAACATCGCCACGCTCGTGGGATTCATCACCCTGTTCGGCATAGCCGTGCGCAACGGCATCCTCATGGTCTCGCATTACAACCACCTGGTGCGCGAAGGAGTGCAGCTGGGTGAGGCTGTGCGGCGCGGGTCGATGGAACGGCTGAATCCAGTGTTCATGACCGCGCTGACGGCCGGCCTCGCCCTGCTCCCGCTCGCGCTGGCGGGTGGCGAGGCCGGCAATGAGATCCAGAGTCCCATGGCTGTTGTCGTGCTGGGTGGACTGCTCACATCGCTCGCGCTCAACATGGTCGTGGTGCCCGTGCTGTATATGCGATACGGCGCGCCTGACTTTCCCTCTCGCTCAGACCATCTGCGCGGCTCGGATCTCGTCGGCGAGGGTCGTGAGAGCTGA